One window of the Chryseobacterium sp. CY350 genome contains the following:
- a CDS encoding DUF2589 domain-containing protein: METLKSVLESNHTKKTKSELIDLLSGVEKVLTPSVYDKISGVEMAELKNLSLKDLLSIVEQFKNSYDEKWEKSLLNASSEVLKMISLKMAADEEIFKTSDAANADFAAELGSIDFATIIGGPLDACVKAQSNASIATVSFINEVGFELSDPNDPASAKKLRMADFKYKKNAPNPDYISKTETPDEEPMIPTDVELSVPFIALLNVPSFRIESCEVDFNVKLNSTYTKNVSNEFGLKVGASGGWGPVKLSVDVSYKRSSSTGIKVEKEYSLGVKVRATNDEMPAGLEKVLGILAQ, encoded by the coding sequence ATGGAAACATTAAAATCGGTGTTGGAATCTAACCACACCAAAAAAACAAAAAGTGAACTGATCGATCTTTTATCAGGAGTAGAAAAAGTGCTTACTCCAAGTGTTTATGATAAAATTTCCGGAGTGGAAATGGCTGAACTCAAAAATCTTTCGCTTAAAGATCTTCTTTCAATTGTTGAACAGTTTAAAAACAGTTACGACGAAAAATGGGAAAAATCTCTTCTCAATGCATCATCAGAAGTTCTTAAAATGATCTCTCTGAAAATGGCAGCAGATGAAGAAATTTTTAAAACATCAGACGCAGCAAATGCAGATTTCGCAGCAGAATTGGGAAGTATAGATTTTGCAACCATCATCGGCGGACCTTTGGATGCGTGTGTAAAAGCCCAGTCGAACGCTTCAATTGCAACAGTAAGTTTTATCAACGAAGTTGGTTTCGAACTTTCTGATCCTAATGATCCTGCAAGTGCGAAAAAACTGAGAATGGCAGATTTTAAATACAAAAAAAATGCGCCAAATCCCGATTACATCAGTAAAACCGAAACTCCGGATGAAGAGCCGATGATTCCTACAGACGTAGAACTTTCTGTTCCTTTTATTGCTTTGCTGAATGTTCCAAGCTTTAGAATTGAATCTTGTGAAGTTGATTTTAATGTTAAATTAAATTCTACTTACACCAAAAATGTAAGTAACGAATTTGGTTTAAAAGTTGGCGCTTCCGGAGGATGGGGTCCTGTAAAATTGAGTGTCGATGTTTCTTACAAACGATCTTCAAGCACCGGAATCAAAGTTGAAAAAGAATATTCTTTGGGAGTAAAAGTAAGAGCAACCAACGACGAAATGCCTGCGGGCTTAGAAAAAGTTTTAGGAATTTTGGCTCAGTAA
- a CDS encoding S8 family peptidase, with amino-acid sequence MEKGRYIVLLRNQEKKSLKKVENELQVSITSSEFLSKENRSFEVINNDSGVLYKNLGVVVVENMDEDQLKKAVKDDSNPIIYFEKEREFFPADEMKIINELKKQSAEISDKISELEQYLNNKPIPQKNFVEMEWGLKAVGIEKSLYTGKGIDVCILDTGLDLSHPDFASREIEGKSFIEGEDWDKDPNGHGTHCAGISAGNLRSDTGKRYGIAKDCNLKIAKVLSNKGSGTTSSVVDAIDWAISKKFKVLSLSLAAPVQFNEKPSVLFETVGMRALENNCLIIAAAGNDSSRPSIPKPVSAPANSVSILAVAAIDGQMRVAKFSNGGLNPSTGGSINVCAPGVDIMSSYPKSIKNKNYYFGLSGTSMATPHVSGLAALYMEQFPDKTAKEIWEMIETNAKPIEGLKYRDIGSGLIQII; translated from the coding sequence ATGGAAAAAGGAAGATACATCGTCCTGCTTAGGAATCAGGAGAAAAAATCACTCAAAAAAGTAGAAAATGAACTTCAGGTGAGCATCACATCCTCAGAATTTCTTTCCAAAGAAAATAGATCTTTTGAGGTGATAAATAATGATAGCGGAGTTTTATATAAAAACCTTGGAGTGGTCGTTGTAGAAAATATGGATGAAGATCAGCTTAAAAAAGCAGTGAAAGATGATTCAAATCCCATTATTTATTTTGAAAAAGAACGTGAGTTTTTTCCAGCCGATGAAATGAAAATTATTAATGAATTGAAAAAACAATCTGCGGAAATTTCAGATAAAATTAGCGAGCTAGAGCAATATCTCAATAATAAGCCGATTCCTCAGAAGAATTTTGTTGAAATGGAATGGGGATTAAAAGCCGTAGGAATTGAAAAATCCTTGTACACCGGAAAAGGAATTGATGTCTGCATTCTCGACACAGGATTAGATTTGTCACATCCGGATTTTGCATCAAGAGAAATTGAAGGGAAATCTTTCATCGAAGGCGAAGATTGGGACAAAGATCCGAATGGTCACGGAACGCATTGTGCAGGTATTTCAGCAGGAAATTTAAGATCAGATACAGGAAAACGGTATGGAATTGCCAAAGACTGCAATCTGAAAATCGCAAAAGTGCTTTCCAACAAAGGATCAGGAACCACAAGCAGCGTTGTAGATGCAATCGACTGGGCAATTTCTAAAAAATTCAAAGTGTTATCGCTTTCACTTGCCGCACCCGTTCAGTTCAATGAAAAACCTTCCGTGCTTTTTGAAACTGTAGGAATGAGAGCATTAGAAAATAATTGTCTCATCATCGCAGCGGCAGGAAATGACAGCAGCAGACCTTCTATTCCGAAACCTGTTTCTGCACCTGCAAATTCTGTTTCAATCTTGGCAGTTGCAGCGATTGACGGGCAAATGAGAGTGGCGAAATTTTCAAACGGAGGATTAAATCCATCAACCGGAGGCAGTATTAATGTTTGTGCTCCCGGAGTTGATATTATGAGCAGCTATCCTAAAAGCATAAAAAACAAAAACTATTATTTTGGTTTGAGCGGAACCAGTATGGCGACTCCACACGTTTCCGGACTTGCAGCTTTATATATGGAGCAGTTTCCCGATAAGACCGCAAAAGAAATCTGGGAAATGATTGAGACGAATGCAAAACCTATTGAAGGTTTGAAATACAGAGATATAGGAAGTGGCTTAATTCAAATAATTTAA
- a CDS encoding endonuclease/exonuclease/phosphatase family protein produces the protein MNFRFSIVLLMFFALGFSQDLKVMSFNIRLNVDSDKENAWPKRRQDVADLLMYYHPDFFGVQEALPEQMKDIKMGLKNYDYVGVGRDDGKEKGEFSAIFYDTRKLQIVKSGTFWLSETPEKPSKGWDAALNRICTYAIFKDKDLNKEFLAMNIHFDHIGNLARVKSSELILKKAKELNPKNLPFVLTGDFNLTENTEPVKILSQNLEDTFYNAEKKHYGPVGTFTAFNVNEVPKDRIDFIFTKGFKIKSHRHINDRRENLLYPSDHFPVLVDLQF, from the coding sequence ATGAATTTCAGATTTTCAATCGTATTGCTGATGTTTTTCGCCTTAGGTTTTTCTCAGGATCTTAAAGTGATGAGTTTTAACATCAGACTGAATGTTGATTCGGATAAAGAAAATGCCTGGCCAAAGAGAAGACAGGATGTTGCAGATTTGTTGATGTATTACCACCCGGATTTTTTTGGTGTTCAGGAAGCGCTTCCCGAGCAGATGAAAGATATTAAAATGGGTTTAAAGAATTACGATTACGTTGGGGTCGGAAGAGATGACGGAAAAGAAAAAGGTGAATTTTCAGCGATATTTTATGATACTAGAAAACTTCAGATTGTAAAATCGGGAACTTTCTGGCTTTCTGAAACTCCTGAAAAACCATCAAAAGGTTGGGATGCAGCGTTGAACAGAATTTGCACCTATGCGATTTTTAAAGATAAAGATTTAAATAAAGAATTTCTGGCCATGAATATTCATTTTGACCATATCGGAAATTTGGCAAGAGTAAAATCGTCAGAACTCATTTTGAAAAAAGCAAAAGAGCTGAATCCGAAAAATTTACCCTTTGTTTTGACGGGAGATTTTAATTTAACCGAAAATACAGAACCTGTGAAAATTCTTTCTCAAAATCTTGAAGATACTTTTTACAACGCTGAAAAGAAACATTATGGTCCGGTGGGAACGTTCACTGCATTTAACGTCAATGAAGTTCCAAAAGACAGAATCGATTTTATTTTTACGAAAGGTTTTAAAATAAAATCTCACAGACACATCAATGACAGACGAGAAAATCTGCTTTATCCATCAGACCACTTTCCCGTTTTGGTTGATTTGCAGTTTTAA
- a CDS encoding response regulator transcription factor, with protein sequence MNTKILLVEDDSDFGMILKQYLELEDFEVVWFQNPEDVVTVLSSDFQYHIGILDIMMPKMDGFSLAKIILKQKPQFPLLFLTAKNQKIDRLKGLKIGADDYLAKPCDPEELILRIKNILKRTAFHSPDPQQKIGEYILDSDKLLLIHPTGNIRLTIREKDLLIYLLQHNNQMIKRDDILDKLWETNDYFTGRSLDVFISKLRKYLNNDPTIKILSVRGIGFEINFPER encoded by the coding sequence ATGAACACTAAAATTCTTTTGGTAGAAGATGATTCAGACTTTGGGATGATTCTAAAACAATATTTGGAATTAGAAGATTTTGAAGTTGTCTGGTTTCAGAATCCAGAAGATGTTGTGACTGTATTATCTTCAGATTTCCAATATCACATTGGGATTTTAGACATTATGATGCCCAAAATGGATGGCTTTTCGTTGGCAAAAATCATTTTAAAACAGAAACCACAGTTTCCACTCCTTTTTCTAACCGCTAAAAATCAAAAAATCGACCGTCTGAAAGGTCTGAAAATTGGTGCAGATGATTATTTGGCAAAGCCTTGTGATCCTGAAGAACTGATTTTAAGAATTAAAAATATTCTGAAAAGAACTGCATTTCATTCTCCCGATCCTCAGCAGAAAATCGGAGAATATATTTTAGATTCAGACAAGCTGCTACTCATTCATCCTACGGGAAATATCCGTTTAACCATCCGTGAAAAAGATCTATTAATTTATCTTTTACAACATAACAATCAGATGATTAAGCGTGATGACATTCTCGATAAATTATGGGAAACTAACGATTATTTTACCGGAAGAAGTCTCGATGTTTTCATCAGCAAACTCAGAAAATACCTGAACAATGACCCTACCATAAAAATTCTGTCAGTAAGAGGCATTGGCTTTGAAATCAATTTTCCTGAAAGATAA
- a CDS encoding sensor histidine kinase has product MYKTYQVKEREIYRTVHKRLTDYTDRLEDKGAMRKVHDDAVQAILIKFKNKEITHDEFLNLFDKNRIATEKEFSQYVDDHFKDEGYEVAVKIEYSSIIFNPTRTNLITKPIIIYETEKKVKKAGILNTGTWETTSKSTDTDNKTLTRNDSFSVKSTTGYEILNIKTVVFRELTLLILCCIALLASVLILYIFTIKNLIKQQKQIEVLHTIVDNISHEFKTPIATLKIASKTLKKNLNTETLPLIDRQIIRLENLLLQLHKDENTAETIFIQPEDWDFFIQDLAFTYPENKFKFQNDIKKELPFDKNLMETIIKNLCENSIKYGASEIEIHITEQEKHLEINISDNGEGIAKNELKSIFEKFYRIQSNNIYNTKGLGLGLYFVQKIVSKYQGKIDVKSEIKVGTQFKIKLPYEH; this is encoded by the coding sequence ATGTACAAAACTTATCAGGTAAAAGAGCGTGAAATCTACCGGACTGTACATAAAAGACTGACAGATTACACCGATCGCTTAGAAGACAAAGGCGCAATGAGAAAAGTTCACGATGATGCAGTGCAAGCAATTTTAATTAAATTTAAAAACAAAGAAATTACCCACGATGAATTTCTGAATCTTTTCGATAAAAACAGAATCGCTACCGAAAAAGAATTCAGCCAATATGTAGATGATCACTTTAAAGATGAAGGGTATGAAGTTGCGGTAAAAATTGAATATTCGTCGATTATTTTTAATCCTACCAGAACAAATCTCATCACGAAGCCCATCATTATCTATGAAACTGAAAAAAAGGTAAAGAAAGCCGGAATTTTAAATACCGGAACCTGGGAAACCACTTCAAAGTCGACAGATACCGATAATAAAACACTGACCAGAAATGACAGTTTCTCCGTAAAAAGCACAACAGGATATGAAATTTTAAATATAAAAACAGTTGTTTTTAGAGAATTGACTCTGTTAATTTTATGTTGTATCGCTTTGCTTGCAAGTGTCCTGATTTTATATATTTTCACGATTAAAAACCTCATCAAACAACAAAAACAGATTGAAGTTCTACACACCATCGTTGATAACATTTCGCATGAGTTCAAAACCCCGATTGCTACTTTAAAAATCGCCTCAAAAACTCTGAAAAAGAATCTAAATACAGAAACATTACCTTTAATTGACCGACAAATTATCCGTCTGGAAAATCTACTGCTTCAACTTCACAAAGATGAAAATACAGCGGAAACAATTTTTATACAACCAGAAGATTGGGATTTCTTTATTCAGGATTTAGCCTTTACGTATCCTGAGAATAAATTTAAATTTCAAAATGACATTAAAAAAGAGCTGCCTTTTGATAAAAATTTAATGGAAACCATTATCAAAAACCTCTGCGAAAACAGTATAAAATATGGAGCTTCTGAAATCGAAATCCATATCACTGAGCAAGAAAAACATTTAGAAATAAACATTTCTGATAACGGTGAAGGAATTGCAAAAAATGAACTGAAAAGTATTTTCGAAAAATTTTACAGAATACAATCCAACAACATTTACAACACAAAAGGTTTGGGATTAGGACTTTATTTTGTGCAGAAAATCGTTTCAAAATATCAAGGAAAAATAGATGTAAAAAGCGAAATAAAAGTCGGAACACAATTTAAAATCAAATTGCCTTATGAACACTAA